One stretch of Candidatus Thorarchaeota archaeon DNA includes these proteins:
- a CDS encoding lipoate--protein ligase family protein produces the protein MTVETWRLLDLGAIAPLETQIIYDMVAQGITEGESPNTIIICWPAEPLVSVGYFQEIEKDIDLAYCQANDIVVTRRVIGGGGVYLDDGQLFYQIIGRIDSPNTPRGIDAYYRKFLKAPVQAYRNLGIDAEFRPVNDIQVGEKKISGNGAGDVGDARILTGNLILDFDFEMMARVLKVPNEKFRDKVFQSLKERMSTIKLETGSMPDKEGLKKDLVKLYEETLDIKLEPGTLNEWEKKKMSDLRGKYLSDEWLHWRSGGRLDARTVKISANASLGTANHKAPGGLIRVTAKEVGNVIEEIVISGDFFMLPSGAIGDLEEKLVGVELDEDPILNRVEEVYSELDIDSPGVTPEDLQTAIMLAFKQK, from the coding sequence ATGACTGTAGAGACTTGGCGATTATTGGATTTGGGTGCCATTGCCCCTCTAGAGACACAAATTATCTACGACATGGTGGCCCAAGGGATAACCGAAGGCGAATCACCAAACACGATTATTATTTGCTGGCCTGCTGAACCTTTGGTGAGCGTCGGGTATTTCCAAGAAATCGAGAAAGACATCGACCTGGCTTACTGTCAGGCTAATGATATAGTAGTAACACGCCGTGTTATTGGTGGCGGTGGCGTCTACCTTGATGACGGACAGCTGTTCTATCAGATAATTGGTAGAATCGACAGCCCAAACACCCCGCGAGGAATTGATGCATATTATCGGAAATTCCTCAAAGCTCCAGTTCAGGCGTACAGAAACTTGGGTATAGATGCTGAGTTTCGCCCTGTTAATGATATTCAGGTAGGCGAAAAGAAAATTTCTGGCAACGGTGCAGGTGACGTTGGCGATGCACGGATTCTTACTGGCAACCTGATTTTGGATTTCGACTTCGAGATGATGGCCCGCGTGCTTAAGGTACCAAACGAGAAATTCAGGGACAAAGTTTTCCAGAGTCTCAAAGAGCGGATGTCAACCATCAAGCTGGAAACTGGTTCGATGCCCGATAAGGAGGGTCTGAAGAAGGACCTAGTCAAGCTTTACGAGGAGACACTAGACATCAAGCTGGAGCCCGGTACCCTGAACGAGTGGGAAAAGAAGAAAATGAGCGACTTGCGAGGGAAATATCTGTCTGATGAGTGGTTGCACTGGCGCAGTGGAGGACGATTGGATGCGCGAACAGTGAAGATATCTGCCAATGCCTCCCTTGGAACAGCTAATCATAAGGCTCCTGGTGGTCTCATCAGAGTGACTGCCAAAGAAGTTGGTAATGTTATTGAAGAGATTGTAATCAGTGGAGATTTCTTCATGTTGCCTTCCGGTGCCATTGGTGACTTGGAAGAGAAACTAGTTGGCGTAGAACTAGATGAAGACCCAATCCTTAATCGGGTAGAAGAAGTATATTCCGAGCTGGATATTGATTCACCTGGAGTGACACCTGAAGACCTGCAGACGGCTATCATGCTGGCATTCAAACAGAAGTGA
- a CDS encoding phosphatase PAP2 family protein → MLFDPGFTDILREALPWAAPLFRFITELGSETFYIGFILLVYWVYDKRSGIRTAFVLLSSLLLNYWLKVIIQNPRPDPSNWYGDYEASNYSTPSGHAQNSSSFFSWIATRAKTSWIYVLSAVLIILIGISRIYLGVHYLMDVVLGWGIGALLVLTIVLSEDWIKKQLSKLTDVELYSGLFVFGIVATLISTYFLPAAPADNFGALGGLVMGIAIALPLEEKYVGFESHIPENAKWKTVLRVAIGLVLVMISLAGLSIILPSEVIWLRALRYAVVVFIGVFVWPFVFEKLGL, encoded by the coding sequence ATGTTGTTTGACCCTGGATTCACCGACATCCTTCGTGAAGCATTGCCATGGGCTGCCCCCCTTTTTCGTTTCATAACAGAACTTGGGTCTGAAACATTCTACATAGGATTCATCCTACTTGTGTATTGGGTGTACGATAAGCGGTCTGGCATTCGTACTGCCTTTGTGCTTCTATCAAGCCTTCTACTCAACTATTGGCTGAAGGTTATTATTCAGAATCCCCGACCGGATCCAAGCAACTGGTACGGAGATTATGAAGCTAGCAATTACAGCACTCCAAGCGGCCACGCCCAGAACTCTTCCAGCTTCTTCAGCTGGATTGCAACACGAGCAAAAACATCTTGGATCTATGTCCTCTCAGCTGTGCTGATAATTCTCATCGGAATTTCGAGAATATACCTTGGTGTGCATTATCTAATGGATGTTGTGTTAGGTTGGGGAATCGGTGCCCTACTCGTTCTGACAATAGTCTTGTCAGAAGACTGGATTAAGAAGCAACTCTCGAAGCTAACTGATGTCGAGCTATATAGTGGGCTATTCGTTTTTGGAATCGTAGCTACCCTCATCAGCACTTACTTTCTTCCTGCTGCTCCAGCAGACAATTTCGGTGCATTGGGTGGCCTAGTCATGGGGATTGCCATTGCCTTGCCTCTGGAAGAGAAATACGTTGGATTTGAGAGTCACATTCCTGAGAATGCGAAATGGAAAACCGTTCTGAGGGTAGCAATTGGTCTTGTCTTGGTTATGATTTCACTAGCCGGACTAAGCATCATCCTTCCGTCGGAAGTCATATGGCTGAGGGCTCTTAGGTACGCGGTTGTTGTTTTCATCGGTGTCTTCGTTTGGCCCTTTGTCTTTGAGAAGCTCGGCCTTTAG
- a CDS encoding ABC transporter ATP-binding protein, giving the protein MIESRGLTKVFGEDFKAVDNLSFDVASGSVYGLLGPNGSGKSTTMRMLLGLLRPDEGTARINGYDVRKELVKAKKVMGYVPENPVLPERMTGWEYVNYVADIWRIPRGVDREEDIEDLLVLLNIQDASNDLIEAYSKGMAKKISLVAALIHRPKVLILDEVQAGIDPRGAATIKEILNGLKDRGASILMSTHILEIAEQMCDRIGIIDEGELIAEGTMDELRQKAEGEESLEEIFLDLTGGPDMRLILQYLRDSEDMEE; this is encoded by the coding sequence ATGATTGAATCAAGGGGCCTAACAAAGGTCTTTGGTGAGGATTTCAAGGCAGTGGATAACTTATCCTTTGACGTAGCATCCGGCTCGGTCTACGGATTGCTTGGACCAAATGGATCAGGCAAGTCAACTACAATGCGGATGCTACTGGGCCTTCTTAGACCAGACGAAGGCACTGCCCGAATCAACGGCTATGACGTCCGGAAAGAATTGGTTAAGGCGAAGAAGGTAATGGGATACGTACCTGAAAACCCGGTGTTACCCGAACGTATGACTGGCTGGGAATACGTAAACTATGTTGCTGACATATGGCGCATACCCCGTGGTGTAGACAGAGAAGAAGATATCGAAGATTTGTTGGTTCTACTCAACATCCAAGATGCAAGCAACGATCTTATTGAAGCCTACTCGAAAGGAATGGCCAAAAAAATCAGTCTTGTTGCTGCACTGATACATCGCCCGAAGGTGCTCATTCTTGATGAAGTACAGGCAGGAATTGACCCAAGGGGAGCAGCAACCATCAAGGAAATTCTCAATGGCCTGAAGGATCGGGGAGCCTCCATCCTCATGAGCACACATATTCTTGAAATTGCAGAACAGATGTGTGATAGGATAGGCATCATAGATGAAGGTGAATTGATTGCAGAAGGGACGATGGATGAACTTCGTCAGAAAGCGGAAGGCGAAGAAAGTCTCGAAGAGATCTTCCTCGACCTCACAGGCGGGCCAGATATGCGGTTGATTTTACAGTATCTCCGGGACTCGGAAGACATGGAGGAATAA
- the pepD gene encoding beta-Ala-His dipeptidase has product MVLEQLEPTVVWEIFENLLVQTPRESKKEGKIREAIKNWVKKQSDGKDVELSIYEDDVGNILIKKPPTDDMQDAPALLLQGHMDMVAETDRPGGFDFDTQPIPARIQENGKWVDADGTTLGADNGIGVALALALLIKEDLSHGPLEVLLTVDEETGLTGAFELDVDQLPIESKFMINIDTEDMYHITIGAAGGGNTRLTRELSFEDTDDKWQHIEMKISGLLGGHSGVDIHLPRANANKLVARILSAIIEEVPIRLTRWNGGSKHNAITRDSAVVFAIKSDDQQKAASVFQEQKNRILSYYHEEEDPLEPNIAISWEKCNGAEAIGIEESKTIIQTSHAIPHGPIRFSPAIEGLVELSNNFAVVSTDEEGLLFHLSSRSNIDSELDALRRRLADLGYLGEWKVEREQAYPGWTPKPKSPFLKFVKEKYADVSGEDIIIEAVHAGLECGLIGAKIPNMQTVSIGPTIENPHTPDERVRIDDVAETYEVLQAILEDLPEM; this is encoded by the coding sequence ATGGTCTTAGAGCAGCTTGAACCAACAGTCGTCTGGGAAATTTTCGAAAATCTTCTGGTCCAAACACCGAGGGAATCCAAGAAAGAAGGCAAAATCCGGGAAGCTATCAAGAACTGGGTGAAGAAACAATCAGATGGAAAGGATGTGGAGCTCAGCATCTATGAAGATGATGTCGGCAACATCTTGATCAAGAAGCCTCCAACCGATGATATGCAGGATGCACCAGCTTTGCTTTTACAGGGCCACATGGATATGGTAGCTGAAACCGACAGACCAGGCGGTTTCGATTTTGATACGCAACCAATTCCTGCAAGAATCCAAGAAAACGGTAAATGGGTTGACGCTGATGGTACCACCCTTGGAGCAGACAATGGCATCGGAGTAGCGCTTGCCTTAGCTCTGCTCATCAAAGAGGATCTCTCTCACGGTCCGCTTGAGGTCCTACTTACTGTCGATGAAGAAACAGGCTTGACAGGCGCCTTTGAGCTTGACGTGGATCAATTGCCAATTGAAAGCAAATTCATGATCAATATCGATACAGAAGACATGTATCACATCACGATAGGCGCTGCTGGAGGCGGGAATACCAGGCTTACCCGCGAGCTGAGCTTTGAAGATACTGATGACAAGTGGCAGCATATTGAGATGAAGATTTCGGGTCTGCTCGGAGGTCATTCTGGCGTTGATATTCATTTGCCTCGAGCTAATGCGAACAAACTGGTTGCAAGGATACTATCAGCAATAATCGAGGAAGTACCAATCAGGCTAACCCGGTGGAACGGAGGTAGCAAACACAACGCAATAACACGTGATTCTGCTGTTGTATTTGCAATCAAATCCGATGACCAACAAAAAGCTGCTTCTGTGTTTCAAGAACAGAAAAACCGGATTCTCTCATACTACCATGAAGAGGAAGACCCACTGGAACCAAACATAGCAATCTCATGGGAAAAATGTAATGGAGCCGAAGCAATTGGAATTGAGGAATCGAAGACCATCATTCAAACATCTCATGCCATCCCTCATGGACCCATTCGGTTTTCCCCGGCCATTGAAGGCCTCGTTGAGTTGTCCAATAATTTTGCGGTTGTTAGTACAGATGAAGAAGGACTGTTATTCCATCTTTCATCTCGAAGCAATATCGATTCGGAGCTGGATGCACTAAGAAGGAGATTGGCTGATCTGGGATACCTTGGAGAATGGAAAGTCGAACGAGAGCAAGCTTATCCTGGTTGGACACCAAAACCAAAGAGTCCGTTCCTGAAGTTCGTTAAGGAAAAATACGCGGATGTTAGTGGTGAGGACATCATTATTGAGGCCGTGCATGCAGGCCTCGAATGTGGTCTTATTGGAGCAAAGATTCCGAATATGCAGACAGTCTCTATTGGCCCAACCATAGAAAACCCACACACTCCAGATGAAAGAGTCCGGATTGATGATGTGGCAGAGACATACGAAGTGCTTCAGGCGATTTTGGAAGACCTCCCAGAGATGTAG
- a CDS encoding amino acid kinase → MEQNLTILKLGGSLITDKSEPYTVRHNILDAASREIKECIDQGLIEALILIHGVGSYGHPPVLKHKLHKGYLGPEQLLPLSHTQSEVAELRNMIVKQFQEVGVPVCLMYPSSMFIQKKMQIVKYFFEPLKGWADIGMVPLLGGDIIIDPAMGWSVGSGDQMAVVIAQELGAKHLLFACDVAGIYDADPKTHPEASLMKEVNLSNIDAVFEEMGKSDIVDASGAMKGKLKSIIPAKDLIEEGLEVSLFSMMEYGNLTALLKGEEIEATDVVVR, encoded by the coding sequence ATGGAACAAAATCTTACCATCCTGAAGCTTGGCGGCTCACTCATTACTGACAAATCGGAGCCATATACCGTACGCCACAATATTCTAGATGCCGCCTCTAGGGAAATAAAAGAGTGTATAGATCAAGGGCTGATTGAAGCCCTAATCCTTATTCACGGTGTTGGCTCGTATGGACATCCCCCGGTTTTGAAGCACAAGCTCCACAAAGGGTATTTGGGACCAGAACAGCTTCTTCCACTGTCCCATACCCAGTCAGAAGTGGCCGAACTTAGGAATATGATTGTGAAGCAATTCCAAGAAGTTGGGGTGCCGGTATGTTTGATGTACCCCTCCTCGATGTTCATTCAAAAAAAGATGCAGATAGTCAAGTACTTCTTTGAGCCGCTCAAAGGATGGGCAGATATCGGTATGGTTCCGCTCTTGGGCGGCGACATCATCATCGACCCTGCCATGGGCTGGAGCGTAGGTAGCGGAGATCAGATGGCGGTAGTTATTGCCCAAGAGCTCGGAGCGAAGCATCTCCTATTTGCCTGTGACGTAGCTGGAATATACGACGCAGATCCCAAAACTCACCCGGAAGCTTCATTGATGAAAGAAGTGAATCTCAGCAATATCGATGCGGTCTTTGAGGAGATGGGCAAATCGGATATCGTTGATGCCAGTGGAGCCATGAAGGGCAAACTGAAATCCATTATTCCTGCCAAGGATTTAATTGAAGAGGGTTTGGAAGTTTCGCTTTTCTCAATGATGGAATATGGTAATCTCACAGCCCTTCTCAAAGGTGAAGAAATCGAAGCAACAGATGTGGTAGTTCGCTGA